Proteins found in one Sulfitobacter pontiacus genomic segment:
- a CDS encoding SDR family oxidoreductase — translation MELKDKIIVITGAASGIGKAMAIRFAAEGAKKVVCVDLNKEGAQAVADEIDGVAFGVNVGVEQEIADMIDAVENDIGPIDLFCSNAGILIAGGMEVPNEDWQRIWDINVMAHVWAARHLVPRMTERGGGYLLNTASAAGLLNQVGCAPYGVTKHAAVAVAEWLAMSHGDDGIKVSVLCPQAVRSEMTRGHEDSVAALDGLLEAEPVAEACLETIRNETFLVLPHPQVLEYMRKKTENYDRWIGGMRKLHRMYGDRRNPQGNVS, via the coding sequence ATGGAACTGAAGGATAAAATCATCGTCATCACCGGTGCCGCAAGCGGCATCGGCAAGGCGATGGCCATCCGCTTTGCCGCGGAAGGGGCCAAGAAAGTCGTCTGTGTCGACCTCAACAAAGAGGGCGCGCAGGCGGTTGCCGATGAAATCGACGGCGTGGCTTTCGGTGTGAATGTCGGTGTCGAGCAAGAGATCGCGGATATGATCGATGCCGTGGAAAACGACATCGGCCCGATTGATCTGTTCTGCTCTAACGCAGGCATATTGATCGCGGGCGGCATGGAAGTGCCGAACGAAGACTGGCAGCGGATCTGGGATATCAACGTGATGGCCCATGTCTGGGCCGCCCGTCATCTGGTGCCGCGCATGACCGAACGCGGGGGCGGCTATCTGCTGAACACCGCGTCTGCGGCGGGGCTGCTGAACCAGGTCGGCTGCGCGCCTTACGGCGTGACCAAACACGCGGCTGTTGCTGTGGCCGAATGGCTGGCGATGTCCCATGGTGATGACGGGATCAAGGTGTCGGTGCTTTGCCCTCAGGCTGTCCGCAGCGAGATGACCCGCGGTCACGAGGATTCTGTCGCCGCGCTCGACGGTCTGCTTGAAGCGGAACCCGTGGCCGAAGCCTGCCTGGAAACCATCCGCAACGAGACGTTCCTTGTGCTGCCCCACCCGCAAGTGCTGGAGTATATGCGCAAGAAAACCGAGAATTACGATCGCTGGATCGGGGGCATGCGCAAGCTGCACCGGATGTATGGCGACCGCAGAAACCCGCAGGGGAATGTATCGTGA
- a CDS encoding VOC family protein, which yields MIGYTTVGTSDMARAKQFYCDLFESKGAKVLIDSGRIAMIGTGRGTPMISVCEPFNKEVPTPGNGVMVAFTADSKEEVDEIYAKAISLGATDEGAPGQRIPDRFYGAYVRDLDGNKLCFFKFG from the coding sequence GTGATCGGCTATACCACCGTGGGCACCAGCGACATGGCGCGGGCCAAGCAGTTCTATTGCGACCTGTTCGAAAGCAAGGGCGCCAAGGTGCTGATCGACAGCGGCCGGATCGCCATGATCGGCACCGGCCGCGGCACGCCCATGATCTCTGTCTGCGAACCCTTCAACAAAGAGGTCCCCACCCCCGGAAACGGGGTGATGGTCGCTTTTACCGCTGACAGCAAAGAGGAAGTGGACGAGATCTACGCCAAGGCGATCTCGCTTGGTGCGACAGACGAGGGCGCGCCGGGACAACGGATACCGGACCGTTTCTACGGGGCCTATGTCCGCGACCTTGATGGCAACAAACTGTGCTTTTTCAAATTCGGTTAA
- a CDS encoding amidohydrolase, whose protein sequence is MTQTGGRYPGWRPGIELRDDWLGLVPETAIDPQREIVDPHHHLWRHGTPDAPAVYEMDALWRDTGAGHNVVQTVYIECRSYWDRDAPAHLQSVGETRTVAQMAAQVPRGQAQIAGIIAQTELVLPPDQLHAALDAHEAAGNGLFKGIRNSGARDAEPQHLAIPGRGVENQYGAPDFIRGAAILGERGLTLDSWHYHHQHQEFLDLARAVPQTTLILDHFGTPLGVGRFEGKRDDIFAAWKDHMSELAECPNVMAKLGGLCMPDNGYGYMHRDLPPSSDEIVETQGKWYAHMLDVFGPERCMFESNFPVDRTAVSYVVIWNAFKKMSAHLDDAAQEALFSGTARRVYGLPPA, encoded by the coding sequence ATGACACAGACGGGGGGCCGCTATCCGGGTTGGCGACCGGGGATCGAACTGCGCGACGACTGGCTGGGACTGGTCCCCGAGACCGCAATCGACCCGCAGCGCGAGATTGTGGACCCCCACCACCACCTCTGGCGTCACGGCACGCCCGACGCCCCCGCCGTCTACGAGATGGACGCGCTTTGGCGCGACACAGGGGCCGGGCATAACGTGGTGCAGACGGTCTATATCGAATGTCGGTCCTATTGGGATCGCGACGCGCCCGCGCATCTGCAATCGGTGGGCGAGACCCGCACTGTGGCGCAGATGGCGGCGCAGGTGCCGCGCGGTCAGGCGCAGATCGCGGGCATCATCGCGCAGACCGAACTGGTGCTGCCCCCCGACCAGCTGCATGCCGCGCTCGACGCGCATGAGGCCGCAGGGAACGGGCTGTTCAAGGGTATCCGCAACTCCGGCGCGCGCGATGCGGAACCGCAGCATCTGGCGATCCCCGGACGTGGGGTCGAAAACCAATACGGTGCCCCTGATTTCATCCGCGGTGCCGCGATCCTGGGGGAGCGTGGGCTGACGCTGGACAGCTGGCATTACCACCATCAACACCAAGAGTTTCTGGACCTTGCCCGCGCGGTGCCACAGACCACGCTGATCCTTGACCACTTCGGCACACCCTTGGGCGTTGGACGGTTCGAAGGCAAACGCGACGATATCTTTGCCGCATGGAAAGATCATATGTCTGAGTTGGCGGAATGCCCCAATGTGATGGCCAAGCTGGGCGGGCTATGCATGCCAGACAACGGTTACGGCTACATGCACCGCGACCTGCCACCGTCCTCGGACGAGATCGTAGAGACGCAGGGCAAATGGTATGCGCATATGCTGGATGTCTTCGGCCCCGAACGCTGCATGTTCGAAAGCAACTTTCCCGTGGATCGCACGGCGGTCAGCTATGTGGTGATCTGGAACGCGTTCAAGAAGATGTCAGCGCATCTGGACGACGCAGCACAAGAGGCGCTTTTCTCCGGCACAGCGCGGCGCGTCTATGGGTTGCCGCCCGCGTAG